The following coding sequences lie in one Arabidopsis thaliana chromosome 3, partial sequence genomic window:
- a CDS encoding uncharacterized protein (unknown protein; FUNCTIONS IN: molecular_function unknown; INVOLVED IN: biological_process unknown; LOCATED IN: cellular_component unknown; EXPRESSED IN: 24 plant structures; EXPRESSED DURING: 15 growth stages; Has 32 Blast hits to 26 proteins in 8 species: Archae - 0; Bacteria - 0; Metazoa - 13; Fungi - 2; Plants - 14; Viruses - 0; Other Eukaryotes - 3 (source: NCBI BLink).) encodes MVISQEEADNDHASGSKGSSVGENSLDSIESEEHDDDMSDASGSEESSDEENLVDSLMSEMINEWYDEMYDDLTDGLDDILAARIPSLSALRTSNKQPSDSNKTSIVFDSMKALHDLPGVRMWSPLYRASLTHFQADVTHREAFLAFSDPEDKICYLENKTGKKRDE; translated from the coding sequence ATGGTTATTTCTCAAGAGGAAGCTGACAATGATCATGCAAGCGGATCGAAAGGATCAAGCGTTGGGGAAAACAGTTTGGATTCTATAGAGTCTGAAGAGCATGATGATGATATGTCTGATGCGAGCGGATCGGAAGAATCAAGCGATGAAGAAAACCTTGTGGATTCTCTAATGTCTGAAATGATTAATGAGTGGTATGATGAGATGTATGATGATTTAACAGACGGACTCGATGATATTCTTGCTGCTAGAATCCCTTCACTTAGCGCTCTACGAACCAGCAATAAGCAACCCTCAGATTCCAACAAGACTAGTATTGTGTTTGATTCAATGAAGGCACTCCATGATCTACCTGGTGTTAGGATGTGGTCGCCTTTATACCGTGCATCGTTGACTCATTTTCAGGCTGATGTTACTCATAGAGAGGCCTTCTTGGCATTTTCTGATCCTGAGGATAAGATTTGCTACTTAGAGAACAAGACTGgcaaaaagagagatgaatGA
- a CDS encoding E3 ubiquitin-protein ligase, putative (DUF177) (Protein of unknown function (DUF177); FUNCTIONS IN: molecular_function unknown; INVOLVED IN: biological_process unknown; LOCATED IN: cellular_component unknown; EXPRESSED IN: 21 plant structures; EXPRESSED DURING: 13 growth stages; CONTAINS InterPro DOMAIN/s: Protein of unknown function DUF177 (InterPro:IPR003772); Has 30201 Blast hits to 17322 proteins in 780 species: Archae - 12; Bacteria - 1396; Metazoa - 17338; Fungi - 3422; Plants - 5037; Viruses - 0; Other Eukaryotes - 2996 (source: NCBI BLink).), whose product MDVRCLISPNLLNSKIKVSGNTHHLPFSSLSKKHQASSAAINGGGSSKTVKRLITLSPSEGKWNGNWKTQYDVSLRDLQLQDLVEDGPPNSRVSVDLSVQRHASMGLSVDGRIMTSIARKCSICSSLYPRLIDTSFTVWILPSSRENRASTLPEIGGDDPSVIYVRPGYEANLDSLVQDTIRLTTYAKDICSDSCEKSEPTLHYVGQTNTASVDKRWSRLLELKKK is encoded by the exons ATGGATGTACGTTGTTTGATCTCTCCAAATCTTTTGAACTCGAAGATTAAAGTTTCCGGCAATACTCATCACCTTCCCTTTTCTTCCCTCTCCAAGAAACACCAAGCTTCTTCC GCAGCCATTAATGGAGGAGGGAGCTCAAAAACAGTGAAGCGTCTGATCACTTTATCTCCTAGTGAAGGCAAATGGAATGGAAATTGGAAGACTCAGTACGATGTCTCTCTGCGTGATCTTCAACTCCAAGACCTTGTTGAAGATGGCCCTCCCAATTCCCGTGTCTCTGTCGACCTCTCTGTCCAAAGG CACGCGAGCATGGGCCTCTCAGTAGATGGAAGAATCATGACTTCTATCGCAAGAAAGTGCAGCATTTGCTCTTCTCTTTATCCTCGACTG ATCGATACAAGTTTCACCGTCTGGATTTTGCCATCAAGCCGGGAAAATCGAGCTTCAACACTGCCAGAAATTGGCGGCGATGATCCTTCG GTGATATATGTCAGACCTGGATATGAAGCTAACCTTGATTCCCTTGTGCAAGACACTATCCGCCTCACAACTTATGCTAAA GATATATGCTCGGATTCCTGCGAAAAATCGGAACCAACACTGCACT ACGTTGGTCAGACAAATACAGCTTCTGTCGATAAGAGATGGTCAAGACTACTTGAACTtaagaagaagtag
- a CDS encoding E3 ubiquitin-protein ligase, putative (DUF177) (Protein of unknown function (DUF177); CONTAINS InterPro DOMAIN/s: Protein of unknown function DUF177 (InterPro:IPR003772); Has 29 Blast hits to 29 proteins in 11 species: Archae - 0; Bacteria - 0; Metazoa - 0; Fungi - 0; Plants - 29; Viruses - 0; Other Eukaryotes - 0 (source: NCBI BLink).) — translation MDVRCLISPNLLNSKIKVSGNTHHLPFSSLSKKHQASSPIQAAINGGGSSKTVKRLITLSPSEGKWNGNWKTQYDVSLRDLQLQDLVEDGPPNSRVSVDLSVQRHASMGLSVDGRIMTSIARKCSICSSLYPRLIDTSFTVWILPSSRENRASTLPEIGGDDPSVIYVRPGYEANLDSLVQDTIRLTTYAKDICSDSCEKSEPTLHYVGQTNTASVDKRWSRLLELKKK, via the exons ATGGATGTACGTTGTTTGATCTCTCCAAATCTTTTGAACTCGAAGATTAAAGTTTCCGGCAATACTCATCACCTTCCCTTTTCTTCCCTCTCCAAGAAACACCAAGCTTCTTCC CCGATACAGGCAGCCATTAATGGAGGAGGGAGCTCAAAAACAGTGAAGCGTCTGATCACTTTATCTCCTAGTGAAGGCAAATGGAATGGAAATTGGAAGACTCAGTACGATGTCTCTCTGCGTGATCTTCAACTCCAAGACCTTGTTGAAGATGGCCCTCCCAATTCCCGTGTCTCTGTCGACCTCTCTGTCCAAAGG CACGCGAGCATGGGCCTCTCAGTAGATGGAAGAATCATGACTTCTATCGCAAGAAAGTGCAGCATTTGCTCTTCTCTTTATCCTCGACTG ATCGATACAAGTTTCACCGTCTGGATTTTGCCATCAAGCCGGGAAAATCGAGCTTCAACACTGCCAGAAATTGGCGGCGATGATCCTTCG GTGATATATGTCAGACCTGGATATGAAGCTAACCTTGATTCCCTTGTGCAAGACACTATCCGCCTCACAACTTATGCTAAA GATATATGCTCGGATTCCTGCGAAAAATCGGAACCAACACTGCACT ACGTTGGTCAGACAAATACAGCTTCTGTCGATAAGAGATGGTCAAGACTACTTGAACTtaagaagaagtag
- a CDS encoding BTB/POZ domain protein, putative (DUF177) (Protein of unknown function (DUF177); FUNCTIONS IN: molecular_function unknown; INVOLVED IN: biological_process unknown; LOCATED IN: chloroplast; EXPRESSED IN: 22 plant structures; EXPRESSED DURING: 13 growth stages; CONTAINS InterPro DOMAIN/s: Protein of unknown function DUF177 (InterPro:IPR003772); Has 677 Blast hits to 677 proteins in 297 species: Archae - 0; Bacteria - 566; Metazoa - 0; Fungi - 0; Plants - 25; Viruses - 0; Other Eukaryotes - 86 (source: NCBI BLink).): protein MSLVCSLSCVAPLPQTKQSRPSFLKLETCTLSLSSPAGYPNFTTGIRKHISYLFTEPIKLPRLAKSRILVSQESFTETSTIDMDWEDQEEIEDTGSPWEGSVMYRRNASVTHVEYCTTLERLGLGRLSTDVSKKRASAMGLRVTKDVKDYPDGTPVQVSVDVIRKKKKLRLDGIVRTVITLGCNRCGESTGESIFSNFSLLLTEEPVEEPDVIDLGFTFGNDKEEGEDDDDNDDSWIDWEDKLHFPPEVKEIDISKHIRDLVHLEITITAICDSACKGMCLKCGANLNKRKCDCGREEKDKGYGPLGNLREQMQQKEGLRN from the exons ATGTCTCTGGTTTGCTCTTTATCTTGTGTAGCTCCCTTGCCACAGACTAAACAGTCGCGTCCAAGTTTTCTGAAACTCGAAACATGTACCTTAAGTTTATCTTCTCCCGCTGGCTATCCTAATTTTACCACCGGTATTAGGAAGCATATCAGTTACTTGTTCACTGAACCGATCAAGCTTCCTAGGCTAGCAAAGAGTCGGATATTAGTTAGTCAGGAGTCTTTTACAGAGACCAGCACAATAGATATGGATTGGGAAGATCAGGAGGAAATTGAGGATACTGGGTCACCTTGGGAAGGTTCGGTTATGTATAGGAGAAATGCTTCAGTTACACATGTTGAATATTGCACTACCTTAGAGAGGCTTGGGTTGGGAAGGTTGTCAACAGATGTCTCGAAGAAGAGAGCTTCTGCAATGGGACTTAGAGTGACAAAAGATGTCAAGGATTATCCAGATGGCACACCAGTTCAAGTTTCGGTTGATGTcataaggaagaagaagaagctgagactTGATGGAATTGTCAGGACTGTTATCACACTCGGCTGCAACAG ATGTGGTGAGTCAACAGGTGAGAGCATCTTCTCCAACTTCTCGCTATTACTAACCGAAGAGCCAGTTGAAGAACCCGATGTCATTGATCTAGGATTCACATTCGGTaatgacaaagaagaaggcgaagatgatgatgataatgatgattcaTGGATAGATTGGGAGGATAAGCTTCATTTTCCACCTGAGGTGAAAGAAATAGATATCTCAAAGCATATAAGAGACTTGGTGCATTTAGAAATCACCATCACTGCGATATGCGATTCTGCATGTAAAGGAATGTGCTTGAAGTGTGGTGCGAATCTGAATAAGAGGAAATGTGATTGtggcagagaagagaaggataAAGGATATGGACCTCTCGGAAATCTTAGAGAGCAAATGCAACAAAAAGAGGGACTAAGGAACTAA
- the DWF1 gene encoding cell elongation protein / DWARF1 / DIMINUTO (DIM) (DWARF 1 (DWF1); FUNCTIONS IN: calmodulin binding, catalytic activity; INVOLVED IN: response to light stimulus, steroid biosynthetic process, unidimensional cell growth, brassinosteroid biosynthetic process; LOCATED IN: integral to membrane, plasma membrane, vacuole, membrane; EXPRESSED IN: 25 plant structures; EXPRESSED DURING: 14 growth stages; CONTAINS InterPro DOMAIN/s: FAD-linked oxidase, FAD-binding, subdomain 2 (InterPro:IPR016168), FAD-binding, type 2 (InterPro:IPR016166), FAD linked oxidase, N-terminal (InterPro:IPR006094); Has 2747 Blast hits to 2744 proteins in 657 species: Archae - 35; Bacteria - 1665; Metazoa - 178; Fungi - 472; Plants - 176; Viruses - 0; Other Eukaryotes - 221 (source: NCBI BLink).), whose translation MSDLQTPLVRPKRKKTWVDYFVKFRWIIVIFIVLPFSATFYFLIYLGDMWSESKSFEKRQKEHDENVKKVIKRLKGRDASKDGLVCTARKPWIAVGMRNVDYKRARHFEVDLGEFRNILEINKEKMTARVEPLVNMGQISRATVPMNLSLAVVAELDDLTVGGLINGYGIEGSSHIYGLFADTVEAYEIVLAGGELVRATRDNEYSDLYYAIPWSQGTLGLLVAAEIRLIKVKEYMRLTYIPVKGDLQALAQGYIDSFAPKDGDKSKIPDFVEGMVYNPTEGVMMVGTYASKEEAKKKGNKINNVGWWFKPWFYQHAQTALKKGQFVEYIPTREYYHRHTRCLYWEGKLILPFGDQFWFRYLLGWLMPPKVSLLKATQGEAIRNYYHDMHVIQDMLVPLYKVGDALEWVHREMEVYPIWLCPHKLFKQPIKGQIYPEPGFEYENRQGDTEDAQMYTDVGVYYAPGCVLRGEEFDGSEAVRRMEKWLIENHGFQPQYAVSELDEKSFWRMFNGELYEECRKKYRAIGTFMSVYYKSKKGRKTEKEVREAEQAHLETAYAEAD comes from the exons ATGTCGGATCTTCAGACACCGCTTGTGAGGcccaagaggaagaagacttGGGTTGATTACTTTGTCAAGTTCAGATGGATCATTGTCATCTTCATCGTCCTTCCATTCTCAGCCACATTCTACTTCCTCATCTACCTCGGGGACATGTGGTCAGAGTCCAAGTCCTTTGAGAAACGTCAGAAGGAACACGACGAGAATGTCAAGAAAGTCATCAAAAGGCTTAAGGGTAGGGATGCTTCCAAGGACGGGCTTGTCTGCACTGCTCGTAAGCCCTGGATCGCTGTTGGAATGAGGAACGTTGACTACAAGAGAGCCCGGCATTTCGAGGTTGACTTGGGGGAGTTCCGTAACATCCTTGAGATCAACAAGGAGAAGATGACTGCTAGAGTGGAGCCTCTTGTTAACATGGGACAGATTTCCCGTGCTACCGTCCCAATGAACCTGTCTCTCGCTGTTGTTGCTGAGCTTGATGACCTTACCGTTGGTGGACTTATCAATGGATATGGTATTGAAGGAAGCTCTCACATCTACGGTTTGTTTGCTGATACCGTTGAGGCTTACGAGATTGTTCTTGCGGGTGGAGAGCTTGTCCGCGCCACAAGGGATAATGAGTATTCTGATCTTTACTACGCAATCCCGTGGTCGCAAGGAACTCTTGGACTCCTTGTAGCTGCTGAGATCAGGCTTATTAAAGTCAAGGAGTACATGAGACTCACTTACATACCAGTCAAGGGTGATCTTCAAGCCTTAGCTCAAGGTTACATTGATTCTTTTGCTCCCAAAGACGGTGACAAGTCGAAAATCCCGGATTTCGTCGAAGGCATGGTTTACAATCCAACGGAAGGAGTGATGATGGTTGGAACATATGCATCTAAAGAAGAGgcaaagaagaaagggaacaaaatcaacaatgtGGGATGGTGGTTCAAGCCGTGGTTCTACCAGCACGCGCAGACCGCCCTGAAAAAGGGACAGTTTGTTGAGTACATCCCAACTCGTGAATACTACCACAGGCACACAAGGTGCTTGTACTGGGAAGGGAAGCTTATTCTTCCATTTGGTGATCAGTTCTGGTTTAGGTACCTCTTAGGTTGGTTGATGCCTCCAAAGGTCTCTCTTCTTAAGGCCACTCAAGGTGAAGCTATCAGGAACTATTACCATGATATGCATGTTATTCAGGATATGCTTGTTCCTCTTTACAAGGTTGGCGATGCACTCGAATGGGTCCACCGCGAAATGGAG GTGTATCCAATTTGGCTTTGCCCACACAAACTCTTCAAGCAGCCAATCAAAGGCCAAATCTACCCAGAGCCAGGCTTCGAGTACGAAAACAGACAAGGAGACACAGAAGATGCACAGATGTACACTGATGTTGGAGTCTACTACGCACCTGGCTGTGTCCTAAGAGGTGAAGAGTTTGATGGATCAGAAGCAGTGCGTAGGATGGAGAAATGGCTGATAGAGAACCATGGATTCCAGCCTCAGTACGCGGTGTCTGAGCTCGACGAGAAGAGCTTCTGGAGAATGTTTAATGGTGAATTGTATGAGGAGTGCCGCAAGAAGTATAGAGCTATTGGAACGTTCATGAGTGTTTACTACAAGTCCAAGAAAGGAAGGAAGACTGAGAAAGAAGTTAGAGAAGCCGAACAAGCTCATCTCGAAACTGCTTATGCCGAGGCAGATTAA
- the NTMC2T5.2 gene encoding Calcium-dependent lipid-binding (CaLB domain) family protein, whose translation MILQSSSSCSSFDFPSFVSRRLLCPCSNEHGLIVFSDGFTKRRRILRRVHAANSNSRFVSSGIRTDSKNIGLADSARRAARSLVVTRFSNEFEDEEASSSSQESAIQGDRNNFTNFREDPIVDKLRTQLGVIHPIPSPPISRNAIGLFAFFFFVGVICDKLWTWRKRRRQMAGDGGQRGAGPWAQVPTSFSLSLEKDLQRKESVEWVNMVLVKLWKVYRGGIENWLVGLLQPVIDDLKKPDYVQRVEIKQFSLGDEPLSVRNVERRTSRRVNDLQYQIGLRYTGGARMLLMLSLKFGIIPVVVPVGIRDFDIDGELWVKLRLIPSAPWVGAASWAFVSLPKIKFELAPFRLFNLMGIPVLSMFLTKLLTEDLPRLFVRPKKIVLDFQKGKAVGPVSEDLKSGEMQEGNKDFVGELSVTLVNAQKLPYMFSGRTDPYVILRIGDQVIRSKKNSQTTVIGAPGQPIWNQDFQFLVSNPREQVLQIEVNDCLGFADMAIGIGEVDLESLPDTVPTDRFVSLRGGWSLFGKGSTGEILLRLTYKAYVEDEEDDKRNAKAIYADASDDEMSDSEEPSSFVQNDKIPSDDIGQESFMNVLSALILSEEFQGIVSSETGNNKVDDGESSVSPVPSMSGADSESRPKDAGNGDVSDLEVKNAKSDRGSINNGGLALLWFGVITSVLVLVAINMGGSSFFNP comes from the exons ATGATTCtacagtcttcttcttcttgttctagTTTCGATTTCCCTTCTTTTGTGTCACGTCGTCTGCTCTGTCCTTGCTCCAATGAGCACGGTCTGATTGTGTTCTCCGATGGATTCACAAAGAGGCGGAGAATTCTCCGTCGAGTTCATGCGGCGAATTCGAATTCTAGGTTTGTTTCCAGCGGAATTCGTACGGATTCCAAGAACATTGGATTAGCGGATTCGGCGAGAAGAGCTGCCAGAAGTCTTGTGGTTACTCGGTTTTCGAATGAATTTGAGGATGAAGAagcatcttcatcttcacaGGAGTCTGCAATTCAAGGTGATAGAAACAATTTCACTAACTTTAGAGAAGATCCTATAGTGGATAAGCTCAGGACTCAGCTAGGTGTAATCCACCCAATCCCGTCTCCACCGATTAGTCGTAATGCAATTGGTCTATTcgcattcttcttctttgttggtGTTATTTGTGATAAGCTATGGACTTGGAGAAAGAGGCGGAGACAAATGGCTGGTGATGGAGGCCAAAGAGGAGCCGGGCCATGGGCACAGGTTCCCACCAGTTTCTCGCTGTCCCTTGAGAAGGATTTGCAAAGGAAAGAGTCGGTGGAGTGGGTGAACATGGTGTTGGTTAAGCTCTGGAAAGTTTATAGAGGTGGGATTGAGAATTGGCTTGTTGGATTGTTGCAGCCTGTGATTGATGATTTGAAGAAGCCTGATTATGTGCAGAGAGTTGAAATTAAGCAATTCTCTCTTGGGGATGAGCCTTTGTCTGTTAGAAATGTTGAGAGGAGGACATCTCGCCGTGTTAATGACTTGCA gTACCAGATTGGTCTTCGGTATACTGGTGGTGCTCGGATGTTGTTAATGCTCTCTTTAAAATTTGGTATCATCCCAGTAGTTGTGCCAGTTGGTATTCGGGATTTTGACATTGACGGTGAACTATGGGTTAAATTAAGATTGATTCCGTCAGCGCCTTGGGTTGGAGCAGCATCATGGGCGTTTGTTTCACTTCCAAAGATCAAATTTGAGCTTGCACCATTCCGATTGTTTAATCTAATGG GAATTCCTGTTTTATCAAT GTTCTTGACCAAACTACTGACAGAAGATTTGCCTCGATTATTTGTACGCCCAAAGAAAATTGTCTTGGATTTCCAGAAGGGAAAAGCTGTTGGGCCTGTTTCAGAAGACTTAAAATCTGGAGAAATGCAGGAAGGGAACAAGGATTTTGTAGGGGAACTGTCTGTTACTCTTGTAAATGCCCAGAAACTTCCATACATGTTCTCTG GTAGAACGGATCCATATGTTATTTTACGAATAGGTGATCAAGTTATCCGCAGTAAGAAGAACAGTCAAACTACTGTGATTGGGGCTCCTGGTCAGCCAATCTGGAACCAG GACTTCCAATTCCTTGTGTCAAATCCTAGAGAGCAAGTATTACAAATTGAAGTCAACGACTGTCTTGGATTTGCCGATATGGCTATTGGTATCGGAGAG GTTGACCTTGAATCACTGCCAGATACGGTTCCTACAGACAGATTTGTTAGTTTACGAGGCGGTTGGAGTTTGTTCGGAAAGGGATCTACTGGAGAAATACTACTCCGGCTTACATACAAAGCATACgtggaggatgaagaagatgataaacgCAACGCAAAAGCCATATATGCAGATGCTTCCGATGATGAAATGTCTGATTCGGAAGAACCTAGCTCATTTGTGCAGAATGACAAGATTCCTTCAGATGATATTGGTCAAGAGTCATTTATGAACGTGTTGTCTGCATTGATTTTGAGCGAGGAATTTCAAGGCATAGTTTCATCAGAAACTGGGAACAATAAAGTTGATGATGGTGAATCAAGCGTGTCACCTGTTCCTTCAATGTCTGGGGCGGACTCAGAATCTCGACCAAAAGATGCTGGCAATGGGGACGTATCAGATTTGGAAGTGAAAAATGCGAAATCTGATAGAGGTTCTATTAATAATGGAG GATTAGCATTATTGTGGTTCGGTGTAATCACTTCTGTACTGGTGCTCGTTGCTATCAACATGGGCGGCTCAAGTTTCTTCAACCCGTGA